The Prochlorococcus sp. MIT 1341 genomic interval GCAAAGAAATATTTTTCACCAGGATTCTTATGGACAAAACTTCCTTTAGATGTGAACTCTGATCAACTTATTCAAAGTAAACTTCTACCCGCCTTTAATGCATATTTGAGTTTGTATATAGATTTACTTGAGAAATCAGAATTGGTTTCATCAAAAAGATCTGAACTGCTTTATTCAGGTCAAAAAGAGTATCTTGAATATCGCGCTGCAAAAGATCCAGCTAGGGCTATGCTGACCCGCTTTTTTGGTAGTTCTTGGACCGAAGAATATATTCATGAGGTTTTATTTAAGCTTTAGCTTCCTGAATTATTGATTAATAATATATCTCTGGCAAACGTACGCATGCGTCAACTAATATTTGAACTAATAAGCGTTTTGTCTAGTGGCTACAAAAATATTATTTGTATGCTTAGGGAATATATGTCGATCTCCTGCTGCGGAAGGAGTCTTTCTTCACTTGCTTAAGTTGAAGAAGCTTTCTCGAGAATTTGAAGTTGATTCTGCTGGTACAGGAGGTTGGCATGTTGGTAGCCTTCCTGATAGGAGGATGCAAAAGGCCGCAAATAACAGAGGGATTGAGTTGCCTAGTCTTGCTAGAAAGATTAATAAAAATGATTTAATTAATTTCGATTTGATATTAACAATGGATAATGAAAATCTTTGTTCTGTTAAGGCTCTCGCATCAGAGTTGGATTGTCCACCTAAAGCTAAGATTATACCGATTCTAAGTTTTGGTTCTAATCCTAACCTTACTGAAGTTCCAGACCCTTATTATGGAGGTGATATGGGATTTGAAAGAGTTCTTGATCTACTTGAGGATGCTTGTGATGGTTTACTAAAGAATTATTCTTCTAATTGCTAGGCCATACTTCTTGAGGGACTTTCTCTTTAAATAGATCAGCAATAGAATCTACGACTTTTTCTATATTCATGCCATCAGTAACTAGTTCAATTGCATCATGAGACTTAATAAGTGGTGAGATCTCTCTTGTCCTGTCTATTTCATCTCTCTGCCTGATTTGTGTTTCTATTTCTTCAATACTATCGTGTGTATAGCCTCTATTTTTTAGATCTTCATATCTCCGCCTTGCGCGTTCTTTCGTGGTAGCTGTAAGAAAGATTTTTAATTCAGCATCTGGAAATACTGTACTGCCGATATCCCTTCCTTCGGCTACTAGACCTCCATTTATACCAAGTGACTTTTGGTGCGTGGTTAACACTTTTCTGACTGCTTCTTGTTTGGCTATCTCAGAAACAATATTACTAATAGATTGTGAACGTATATCTTCACTTACATCTTTCCCATCTACAAGAATTGATTGTGAACCTGATTGGTTCAAATTAAGTTCTAATTGAAGCATTTGAATTGCATCTTTGACTTCATTTTTGTTTTTTGGGTCAATGCCTTTTTGTTGTATAAACCAAGTTACTGCTCTGTACATTGCTCCAGTATCGAGATAAAGAAGCCCGACTTTTTTTGCGAAGATTTTAGTAACGGTACTTTTTCCAGCCCCTGCAGGACCGTCAATTGCAACTATGGGTTTGCGTTCCATGAGGAATTTGTGATCTATAAGTCTGGTTTTGCCACATTTCACTGCAGCAGCTAGCAGACTGATTGTATGGCTTTTTTGAGCTGTTTGAAGTGTCCAGGGATCTACTAACTCAAGGTATTCGACTTCTAAACCTTCTTGATTGAGTCTCTTTCTCCACTCTTGAAGTTTTATCTTTTTAGAAGATTTAAACTCTTTTTCTGCTTGAGCCAATAATCTTGGGATTGCAAGAGCTTTTTGACGTTCCTTTGCCGTAAGATATGAGTTTCGAGAGCTAAATGCGAGACCATCTTTTTCTCGAAAAGTTTTAACTCCCCTAACTTTTAATGGAAGTTTAAGATCTTTT includes:
- a CDS encoding low molecular weight protein-tyrosine-phosphatase, whose product is MATKILFVCLGNICRSPAAEGVFLHLLKLKKLSREFEVDSAGTGGWHVGSLPDRRMQKAANNRGIELPSLARKINKNDLINFDLILTMDNENLCSVKALASELDCPPKAKIIPILSFGSNPNLTEVPDPYYGGDMGFERVLDLLEDACDGLLKNYSSNC
- a CDS encoding bifunctional pantoate--beta-alanine ligase/(d)CMP kinase, producing MGFSILRTNDELRHWRNAQKFDLYFVPTMGALHKGHSELIKAAHNFDEAKPISVLTSVFVNPLQFAPGEDFKKYPRNFQKDCKVAQESGSSAIWSPSIQDIFPENEKSLSKTNARDNLASSLCGLSRPGHFEGVVNVVERLLTLVKPEVLVLGEKDWQQLLIIRELIKDLKLPLKVRGVKTFREKDGLAFSSRNSYLTAKERQKALAIPRLLAQAEKEFKSSKKIKLQEWRKRLNQEGLEVEYLELVDPWTLQTAQKSHTISLLAAAVKCGKTRLIDHKFLMERKPIVAIDGPAGAGKSTVTKIFAKKVGLLYLDTGAMYRAVTWFIQQKGIDPKNKNEVKDAIQMLQLELNLNQSGSQSILVDGKDVSEDIRSQSISNIVSEIAKQEAVRKVLTTHQKSLGINGGLVAEGRDIGSTVFPDAELKIFLTATTKERARRRYEDLKNRGYTHDSIEEIETQIRQRDEIDRTREISPLIKSHDAIELVTDGMNIEKVVDSIADLFKEKVPQEVWPSN